In a single window of the Mus musculus strain C57BL/6J chromosome 6, GRCm38.p6 C57BL/6J genome:
- the Olfr446 gene encoding olfactory receptor 446, which produces MNQTWITEVILLGFQVDPSLEMLLFGLFLLFYCLTLMGNGIILGLICLDARLHTPMYFFLSHLAIVDMSYASSTAPKMLTNMVMHQKSISFASCILQTFLYLAFAVTECLILVVMSYDRFVAICHPLKYTLIMSWRVCSILAATCWVFSFLLASLHITLILRLPFCGPQKVNHFFCQIMSVFRLACADTRLNQVVLFAGSVMVLLGPLCLVLVSYTRILVAILGIHSGEGRRKAFSTCSSHLCVVGLFFGCAIAMYMAPKSKHSQEQRKILSLFYSLFNPMLNPLIYSLRNTEVKGALRRVLWKQRSL; this is translated from the coding sequence ATGAACCAGACATGGATCACTGAGGTCATTCTACTGGGATTCCAGGTTGACCCCTCTCTGGAGATGCTCCTGTTTGGGCTGTTTTTGCTGTTCTACTGCCTCACGTTGATGGGAAATGGGATTATCCTGGGGctcatctgcctggatgctaggctgcacactcccatgtacttcttcctctcaCATCTGGCCATAGTTGACATGTCCTACGCCTCCAGCACTGCCCCTAAGATGCTGACAAATATGGTGATGCACCAAAAAAGCATCTCCTTTGCTTCATGCATACTTCAGACATTTTTGTATCTGGCTTTTGCAGTGACAGAGTGTTTGATTCTGGTAGTGATGTCATATGATCGCTTTGTAGCTATCTGTCATCCTTTGAAATACACACTGATCATGAGCTGGAGAGTATGCTCCATCCTGGCTGCTACTTGCTGGGTGTTTAGCTTCCTCTTGGCCTCACTCCATATCACGCTCATTCTAAGACTCCCATTCTGTGGGCCACAAAAAGTCAACCATTTTTTCTGTCAAATCATGTCAGTATTCAGATTAGCCTGTGCAGACACAAGACTCAATCAAGTCGTTCTTTTTGCAGGCTCTGTGATGGTCTTACTGGGGCCCCTGTGCTTGGTGTTAGTCTCCTATACACGAATCCTGGTGGCCATTCTCGGAATCCACTCAGGGGAGGGTCGCAGAAAGGCCTTCTCCACCTGTTCTTCCCACCTCTGTGTGGTTGGGCTCTTTTTTGGCTGTGCTATCGCCATGTACATGGCCCCCAAATCCAAGCATTCCCAAGAACAGAGAAAGATCCTGTCTTTGTTTTACAGCCTTTTCAACCCTATGCTCAACCCTCTGATCTACAGTTTGAGGAACACAGAGGTAAAAGGTGCCTTGAGACGAGTTCTTTGGAAACAGAGATCACTGTGA